In the genome of Polaribacter sp. MED152, one region contains:
- a CDS encoding toxin-antitoxin system YwqK family antitoxin yields MKKESLILFLFISFFSFCQNKEIITYYNSKGQITKEALKAVIIQKVSKENDSLWLFRRFRRNNQLAVYWYSKTKDSQNKIGQMVTFDLNDSISSIKYFNHQGLENGKFSSWFDNRNKNSEGRYVNGKKEGLWRRYYYSGELSAKAMFKNDSLINERFYTKDGAVKEKDKNCCRKKPEFKGGIKKYRKIVQKFLKTLDYKIKGSITVNYTIGIDGKLTNVRIYDVLPLDLKNKIIDFFNNIEGWQPGFIGGREMPFQNSFTIHFK; encoded by the coding sequence TTGAAAAAAGAATCGCTAATTCTATTTTTATTTATTTCATTTTTTAGTTTTTGTCAAAACAAAGAAATAATTACATATTATAATTCAAAGGGGCAAATTACCAAAGAAGCTTTAAAAGCAGTAATCATTCAAAAAGTTTCAAAAGAGAATGATTCTCTATGGTTATTTAGAAGATTTAGAAGAAATAATCAGTTGGCAGTTTATTGGTATTCCAAAACTAAAGACTCTCAGAATAAGATTGGTCAAATGGTTACTTTTGATTTGAATGATAGTATATCAAGTATTAAATATTTTAATCACCAGGGTTTAGAAAACGGAAAATTTTCCTCTTGGTTTGACAATCGAAATAAGAATTCTGAAGGGCGATATGTTAATGGTAAAAAAGAAGGACTTTGGAGACGATATTATTATTCAGGTGAATTATCTGCAAAAGCTATGTTTAAGAATGATTCATTAATTAATGAGAGATTTTATACCAAGGACGGTGCTGTAAAAGAAAAAGATAAAAATTGTTGTAGGAAGAAGCCAGAATTTAAAGGAGGAATTAAGAAATACAGGAAAATAGTTCAGAAATTTCTGAAAACTTTAGATTATAAAATTAAAGGAAGTATAACCGTTAATTATACTATTGGTATAGATGGGAAACTAACTAATGTTAGAATTTATGATGTTTTACCATTAGATTTAAAAAATAAAATAATTGATTTTTTTAATAATATAGAAGGTTGGCAACCTGGTTTTATTGGTGGTAGAGAAATGCCTTTTCAAAATTCGTTTACTATTCATTTTAAATAA
- a CDS encoding nitronate monooxygenase family protein: MKNKIIQLFNIKYPIIQGGMIWVSGYKLAAAVSNAGGLGLIGAGSMYPEVLREHIQKCKKATDKPFGVNVPMLYPQIDEIMDIIIEEGVKIVFTSAGNPKTWTSHLKEQGITVVHVVSSVKFALKAQNAGVDAVVCEGFEAGGHNGREETTTFALIPMVKEQLEIPVIAAGGIGSGRGMLAAMVLGADAVQMGSRFAATEESSAHANFKESIVAVKDGDTHLTFKELAPVRLIKNKFFEEVQELYQKKPSIDDLKELLGRARAKKGMFEGDLDNGELEIGQIAGLIHDIKPAKEVLEDIITEFEKVKANVSRL, encoded by the coding sequence ATGAAAAACAAAATCATTCAACTTTTTAATATAAAATACCCAATTATTCAAGGAGGAATGATTTGGGTGTCTGGTTACAAGTTAGCAGCTGCAGTATCTAATGCAGGTGGTTTAGGTTTAATTGGTGCTGGTTCTATGTATCCAGAAGTTTTAAGAGAACACATTCAAAAATGTAAAAAGGCAACAGACAAACCATTTGGTGTTAATGTGCCTATGTTATATCCGCAAATTGATGAAATCATGGATATCATTATTGAAGAAGGTGTTAAAATTGTTTTTACTTCAGCAGGAAATCCGAAAACGTGGACATCGCATTTAAAAGAACAAGGAATTACAGTTGTGCACGTTGTGAGCTCTGTAAAGTTTGCCTTAAAAGCGCAAAATGCAGGCGTAGATGCTGTGGTTTGTGAAGGTTTTGAGGCTGGAGGTCATAATGGACGTGAAGAAACAACTACGTTTGCACTAATTCCTATGGTAAAAGAACAATTAGAAATACCTGTTATAGCAGCAGGAGGTATTGGTTCTGGTAGAGGAATGTTAGCAGCTATGGTTTTAGGTGCAGATGCTGTACAAATGGGCAGCAGGTTTGCAGCTACAGAAGAATCTTCTGCTCACGCTAATTTTAAAGAAAGCATTGTTGCTGTAAAAGATGGGGATACTCATTTAACTTTTAAAGAATTGGCTCCTGTGCGTTTAATTAAAAATAAGTTCTTCGAGGAAGTCCAAGAATTATATCAGAAAAAACCATCTATAGACGATTTAAAAGAATTATTGGGTAGAGCAAGAGCTAAAAAAGGAATGTTTGAAGGAGATTTAGACAATGGAGAGCTGGAAATAGGTCAAATTGCAGGTTTAATTCATGATATAAAACCGGCAAAAGAGGTTTTAGAAGATATAATAACAGAATTTGAAAAAGTTAAAGCTAACGTGAGTAGGCTGTAA
- a CDS encoding cold-shock protein: MNKGTVKFFNESKGFGFITEEGTNKEHFVHVSGLVDEIRENDEVEFDLQDGRKGLNAVNVRVL; encoded by the coding sequence ATGAATAAAGGTACCGTAAAATTTTTCAATGAGTCTAAAGGATTTGGATTTATCACTGAAGAAGGAACAAACAAAGAACATTTTGTACATGTGTCAGGATTAGTTGACGAAATTCGTGAGAACGATGAAGTTGAGTTTGACTTACAAGATGGAAGAAAAGGATTAAACGCAGTAAACGTAAGAGTATTATAA
- a CDS encoding YwbE family protein, with protein sequence MIDGRQRKNIKIGLFVEIVQKPHQRSGELTKGEVAKVLTKSIQHPHGIKVQLKSGLVGRVKNILA encoded by the coding sequence ATGATTGACGGTAGACAAAGAAAAAATATTAAAATTGGTTTATTTGTAGAAATAGTACAAAAGCCACATCAAAGATCTGGAGAATTAACTAAGGGAGAAGTAGCTAAAGTTTTAACCAAATCAATACAACATCCTCATGGAATTAAAGTTCAGTTAAAATCTGGTTTGGTAGGTAGAGTCAAAAATATATTAGCCTAA
- a CDS encoding lytic transglycosylase domain-containing protein, which translates to MKKSFRLLTLASIVLVTVLFMNAIHENEVQSITNTHKNYKIQALELPANLNLAGERVPIEIPDVRERMDRELLVNTYWQSNGLLLIKRANQYFPILEPLLKKYGLPDDFKFLALAESGLIDETSSVGAAGMWHFMKTTGKEYGLEINKNVDERYHIEKSTKVAAEYLKKSKERLGSWTLAAAAYNAGNYGVASRLETQQVNNYYDALLPDETERYIFRILALKEVISNPRKYGFVFDESDLYTLEKTREIEVDSAITNIARFAKNYGLNYKEFKKYNPWLRENHLNNKSRKLYQIKIPIR; encoded by the coding sequence ATGAAAAAATCATTTCGCCTTTTAACCTTAGCCAGTATTGTTCTAGTGACTGTATTATTTATGAATGCTATTCATGAAAACGAAGTACAATCAATTACAAATACACACAAAAATTACAAAATTCAAGCACTTGAATTACCTGCAAATTTAAACTTGGCAGGTGAAAGAGTACCAATTGAAATTCCTGATGTTAGAGAACGAATGGATAGAGAATTATTGGTAAATACCTATTGGCAATCTAATGGTTTATTATTGATAAAAAGGGCCAATCAATATTTTCCTATTCTAGAGCCCTTATTAAAAAAGTACGGTTTACCTGACGATTTTAAGTTTTTGGCTTTAGCAGAAAGTGGCTTAATTGATGAAACTTCTTCTGTTGGTGCAGCAGGAATGTGGCATTTTATGAAAACTACTGGAAAAGAATATGGTTTAGAAATTAACAAGAATGTTGATGAACGTTACCATATTGAAAAATCTACAAAAGTAGCAGCTGAGTATTTGAAAAAATCTAAAGAAAGATTGGGTTCTTGGACACTTGCAGCAGCAGCTTACAACGCAGGTAATTATGGAGTGGCTAGTAGATTAGAAACACAACAGGTTAACAACTATTATGACGCTTTATTACCAGATGAAACTGAACGTTATATTTTTAGAATATTGGCTTTAAAAGAAGTAATCTCAAACCCTAGAAAGTATGGTTTTGTTTTTGATGAAAGTGATTTATATACCTTAGAAAAAACAAGAGAAATCGAAGTTGATTCTGCAATTACAAACATTGCAAGGTTTGCCAAAAACTATGGTTTAAATTATAAGGAGTTTAAAAAGTATAATCCTTGGTTAAGAGAGAATCATTTAAACAATAAGAGTAGAAAACTATATCAAATTAAGATACCTATTAGATAA